TTCAACGCCGTCGGCCGAACGCTAAAACCGAAGGTCCGCTGCAACCTTCATCCGCGCAATCAGGGCGCCGGCATCCCCGACGGCGGACTTTATACCGCCGATCAGTTTCAACGGCAATCGGCCGGCGAGCCGAAGCCCGGCCAACTCCCCAGCCGCGGCGCCATCGAGGTCAAGGGAACGAAGCCCGACGTGATGGCCGTGGCCGACAGCCCGCAAGTGGCCGGATACCTGAAGACCTACGGCATCGTGCTGGTCACCAACCTGCGCAGCTTCGTGATCGTCGATCGCGGTCCCGGCGGAAAGCCGACGCCGCGTGAAGCATTCCACCTGGCGGCCAACGAGCAGGAGTTTTGGCGGCAGAAGGCCGCGCACCCGCGGGTCGCGGCCGACGAGCTGGGTCCGCAGTTTCTGGAGTTCGTCAAACGGGCCTGCCTGCACGCGGCGCCGCTGGCCAAGCCCAAGGACCTGGCCTGGTTCGTCGCCTCTTATGCGCGCGACGCCTTGGCCCGTGTCGAACGGCAAAAGGAGTTGCCCGCCTTGCAAGCGGTGCGCGCGGCGCTCGAAGAAGCGCTGGGCATGAAGTTCACCGACGAAAAGGGCGAGCACTTCTTTCGCTCGACGCTGGTGCAGACGCTGTTCTATGGCGTGTTCTCCGCCTGGGTCCGTTGGCACCGCGACAATCCGGGCACGGGCCAATACTCCGCCAGTCTGTTTGACTCTACGGCCGGCGGCACTTCCGCCGGCACGGGCGGCCCTCCGCCTGCCTTGAAATTCGATTGGCAAAAGGCCGAGTGGTCGCTGCACGTGCCGTTCATCCGCGTGCTGTACGAAGAAGTGGCCAAGCCCAGCCGCTTGGGGCCGCTGGGCCTGGTCGAGCTGCTCGACTGGACGGCCGCCGCGCTCAACCGCGTGTCGCGCGGCGAGTTCTTTCAGTCGTTCGAAGACGAACATGCCGTGCAATACTTTTACGAGCCGTTCCTGGAAGCCTACGATCCCGACCTGCGCAAGGAGCTGGGCGTGTGGTATACGCCGCGCGAGATCGTAAAGTACCAGGTGGCGCGGGTCGATACCGTGCTGCGCGAGGAGCTCGACCTGGCCGACGGGCTGGCCGATCCGAACGTGGTGGTGCTCGATCCTTGTTGCGGCACCGGGGCGTATCTGGTCGAAGTCTTGCGATCAATCGCGGCCACGCTGCGCGACAAGGGCGGCGACGCGCTGGTGGCCTCCGATCTGAAAGAGGCGGCCATGAACCGCGTGTTCGGCTTCGAGATCATGCCCGCCCCGTTCGTCGTCTCGCACCTGCAGCTTGGCCTGACGCTGCAATCGGCCGGCGTGCCGCTGGCCGAAAGCGAGCGCGTGGGCGTTTATCTCACGATATCACCTGCGCCTGAGCGACCACGAGATCGGCGGCCGGATGAACTTCCCGCCTGCTGAGGTGGCCAAAGCGCGCAAACGCCTCGGCCTGAAAGCCAATCCCCGCATGACGCCACGGTTGCGGGAGCGACCCACAGAGCAGCACGCCAAGCCCGACCCGCTCGCGGTCGCCCAGAAATGGGTGGAGGGGTTCGACCGGCTGACCATGACCCACCACAGCAAGCCGATCAAGCTCCCGACATAGAGCGGCTCAAAGCCAACGACATCGACCAGATCGGGCCGGAGTCATGGCGGGTTTAGCGGCGGCCCGGCAGGAATTGCGGCTCGCCCGGCGGCATTACCAGCAGGCTCTACGCGATTATCCCAGCCTGCCGCCCGATGACCGCGACGACCGGCTCAAGGCAGCGAGGGAGCGGCGGCAGGCGGCCGTCGAGCGGTACATGAAAACGCTTCGCGCCCATTGATTCTGGCCACCGCGTTGCTATCCTGAATTCCAGTCGCGTACCGGCTCTGGTGCCGCTTCCCCTTAGTCTCACGAGAATCGCATGGCGAACCCCCACACAGCCACCAAACCGACCCGAAGCACTCCAGCTGAGCCAACGGCCCACCGATATCCGTCTAGCTTCCTCACGATGGTTGTTGCTCGCGTTGACTTCGCATCGCCCATTAATCTCCCCGAGGGAGGGCCACCACCGGGTATCTTGAAGCACATCACCCCCACCTTCCCCATCTACGAGGAGGAAGCAGAGGTTGATGCCACCTTTGCCGTCACCGGTGCCGGGGCTTCAGCATCGACCGGCCAACCGCGGAAAGTTTTCAAGTTTTGGTCGAAAGACCGCCAGAAAGTTGCCACTATTGCCCGTGATAATTTCTCCGTCGAATACAAAAAGTATCACTCATTCATCGCCCTCATGGGCGACTTCAATGCTCTGTTGACTCCGCTTAGTGGACGATTCAAGCAACTCCAGTCCAAGCGCCTGGGCCTACGGTATGTCAACACCATCGAACCCGACAAAGACAACGCCCAACTTTACGACTGGACCAATTATTTCGTCGAGCCATTAACGACAACCTTCACCCTCGGCGATCCGAGCAACCTCACCCGAAGCTTTCACGTCGTCGAACGCAATCACGGCGATTTCCGATCAAAACTTCAATACGGGATGGTAAACCCCAATTATCCCGCCATCATCAAAAAGAAGTCGTTCATCATTGACACCGACCACGTCAACCTCAATTTGCTCACCCCTAATGAGGTGCGGCAAGCCCTCCCCGATCTGCATTCCGCAGCAAAGACATTGTTCGAGTCATTGATTAAGGACGACCTCCGCGACCTCATGAACAAGCCATGACCGATCTGCCCGACCCCAACATTTTTACCCCTCAGCCAGCCCAAGAAACTCCCCCAGGATTCGATGTCGCCAAAGCCATCCGCGAAGCCAGTGAACCTATTAGCGTCGGTCATTTCCCAGACAGCCTATTTGATGAGCTTACAAAAGCAGTAACAGTTCCTAGCCGCTTTGCTGAACTTATTCCGCAAGAAGAACCCCCTCTCGACTTGTCCGCGTATCCCGCCGGTAAGCCGCGCTACGACAACATCAGGGCGCGACTTTTTCTAACCCATGATAGGCACAACCAAACAACACGAACCCCGCATCTGTCAGGGTGATATCCTCTCCGATGTTCATTACATCGAAGATGTCACTACCGACGGAGAATGGATCGACGTGAAGCGGATATTATTTCCCTACGTCATCGTCTTGACCCAGGATTGCGATCTACAGCAAGACCACGGCACACGATGGCCCGCTGGGAAAGCTCCCACCACTCAAGACAAAAAACTCATCTCGGCCCTCCTCGCGCCGTTGTATAACGCCGAGCATGTTTTCGCCGGCGAGCATCTGAGCGAGCTGAAAATGACCATGCAAACCATCAACAAAGGCAAGCATCCGGGAAAGACACTCGTTCAAAACAGCACCCCACGTTATCATTTTCTTGAATTCGATGCGGGGGTCGAAATCGTCAATAGCGTCATCGACTTCAAGCATTACTTCTCGGTGAACATCGAACGACTGACACGCCACAAGGAGAAGCATTTCGTGTGCAAGGTTGACGCACTTTACCGCGAGGACATCTCGCAACGGTTTGCAGCGTTCCTGTCTCGAATCGGCCTCCCGAATCCGCACGATGCGGAACAGGCCGCCTAATTCATTGATTCATTGCGCGAGTTGTCGCCAGCATGTCGGCTGAATCGTGAGGCCCCCAGGTAGCCCAATCCTTCACTGGTTGCGGAATCATAGCATTGGCGGACCTTCAACAAATTGAGGCGCTAGCCGCTCAACTAAAGATGGATGTTTCGTCCGTTACGCTAGAACTCTACTGGGCGCTAGGCGAGGAGAGAATTAATCGTGTAACGCCAGAGCCGACCCAATTCCACGAATGGCGCCGGCAAAAAGACGGCCTATTCAAGTTCTGGGGATACGCGAACTCCAAACTCGCCGTCCCGCTGAGCGCCGATGAGGTCCATGACATTTGGGATTGCATTGATCTAACACTCACGAAAAGGGTGCGAAGGGCATTCACGTTTCAAGATTATTTGATCATCGCCGTGAGAGCCGACCAGAAATGTTATATTTGCAACCGGCGGCCACCAGAGGTCGCTTTGCACATCGACCATATTCTTCCAGTTTCGCGCGGCGGGACGGACGCTCACTTCAATCTTCGATTCCTTTGCCAATTCCACAACATTAGCCGCGGGAACCGTTTCCGCTGGGCCGACGTTTGGCGAATAGTTACCTAATCCCCATGAGGAACCACATATGAAAACCGTTAGGGCCTTAACCCTGAAGCAAAAAGAGACCACCCTATACTGCTTTGCTATGAGCGCGATGGAACTGGAGCCTCTCTGCTATGTGGAAGCCGCCACTCGCGACAAAAAGCGCGGCTTGCAACGAGTCACCGAGGCGTCCCGTCTTCGAGAAATTGGCGAGTATCTCGCCAGCGGCGTGAATGCTCTGCTGCCAAACAACATTATCCTCAACCTTAAGCCGGATGTCACTATCTCACCGGAGGGCGACACTGGCATTGTCACGATCACCTTTCCATCCGACGAAGGGGAGTATGCATTCATAGTCGATGGACAACACCGACTCTTCTCGTTTGACGACACCTACCGGCAATTACCCGATGACGAGATATTTGAATTGCCTGTTGTCGCCCTGCACAATGCCACTGAGGAAGTCGTCGGCGCCACCTTCGTCGCGATCAACTGCAACCAGAAACCTGTGAATCGTGACTTGCTCACGCAAATGAAAGCCATTCTCGGCCTTCTCGACAGCGACATTGAAAAAACGTCTATCGAACTGATTCATTCGCTCGATGAAGATCCTTCTTCACCCCTCCAGGGTCGGATTCTTCGCTACCCACAGGAACGCGGTAAGTGGATCAAGACCAATCAGTTACAGCCGGTGATTCTCGGGCTGCTGTCCCCCGGCGGCTGCCTTCACGATAAGACCCAGGCGGAGCGAAAGCGCATCCTAATCGCATATCTTGATGCCGTGAAGACGACCTTTCCGAACGCTTGGGCCGACGACAAAGCAAAATCCTATTCGCTCTTGCAGACCAGCGGGCTGCAATTAGCGCTGAGTTTAGTCCCCGATGCCATGCAGCGATGTGACTTTTATGAGAGCTTCAGTTATACCGCTGATACGTTCGAGCGACAGATTGCTCCACTTGCCGACGCGGCAATTCTCGGCGACTGGAAAAAAGCTGCGGTCGAGGATGCAATATCAACCGCCGCAAAGCGCAAGAACTTTCTCGGGCAACTGAAGGAGGCGCTAAGGCTGAAGGCGCCTCCCGTCTAAAACCCGCAAGCAGGGTGCCCCCTGAGCAGTGGGCGGCAGGGGATCGCATAGATCCTCCAGCCGCCCACGTGCCACTCAGCTACTAGGGGCTACCTTCTCAAGTAAAACCTGCCGTTCACCATGAACGCGCCGACCGTGTAGCACCAGGTAACGATGGACGACTCTTCATACCGCGGAATGAATTTCCACAATTCACGAGCAGTCACTCCGTCTTTGAACGTCAGCAGTATTCTCACCGCACCTCTGCCGTAAAAATGCCGCAGCCGTAATTTAATTTTATTGTCGATCTCTGATACTTGCAAATCGCACTTTGCATCGTGTCCGGCAAGTAATTCTTCAAGCATTTCAATTTCATGGTGAACGAGTGTGCCAAATTCGGTTTTCTCTGAGATCATTGCAGTTCGATTTTTGAGCAATTCGGATATTTCTTCGTGCATAAAAACTCCGGGCGACAGCAAAAACGCAAAAATACGGACCCAAAAACGATGAAAGCCGACGATTTGCATCGTAGGCTCCAAAAAGCAATCACTTTGTACGTGGAAATTAAATTGTACGGGCGAGTTAGATTATAATGTTTATTTAGCGCCGTAGTTATCGCGATATATATTGGTCTCCGGGGTTAAGGCCGCGGGCGGCCGGTGCCACCCACCAGCGACAAGTCTACGCGCGTCCCATGAGCCGGGCAATAGCCGCCGCGACATTTTTATTGCAGGACGTACCTCGCCCGCGTCCTGCGACCCTCAATCAATCGCTTCCTTGATGGTCACGATCCGGTGGCCGGTCTCCCGCAGGTCGAAGATTCTGGCACCCCGGCACCGGGGAAGCCAGGAAGCCAACGGGGACAGGTCCAATTGTCAGGGCGCAACCGTTCCGCGGTGCGCCGCTGCCGAAAGCAGAGCAAGACGCCGCTAGTTTACTCGCGCGAACGGGGACCGAGCAAACGTGGTGAGAGATCCGGCTGCGGCGCGCGGTTGGCCCGGCTCCGCTGCGCCCCGCAGTCTAGGCCCTGACCAAGGCTGAGCCGCCCGGTGGTTCCGCGGCCCGCCCGGCGTGGCTCCCACTTGCGACCCGTTCTCCAGCGTCCGGCGATCGACGCGGAGGCTTGGCTCGACAGGCTGGCTTGCTTTGGTCGCTCGCCTGCACCGCGCTGGTCAGCACAAAAGCGGCCCTCGGCGGATGCCAACTTCGTGCGTCAAAAAGCGGCGATCACCACCCCCAGGGCAACCTCTGGCCAACGGGCTACGCCAGCCGCAGCGAGCACATCCGAACACTTCGACCGCATGTCAAGCGACCGTACGGGTCTGGACGGGCCTGGCCAGCCGGTGATTCGCCAGAATTGCCCGGTTCGACGGAGCCTGGATCATCCCTGGGGTTCTTCCTTCGGTGGAACTTGTATTCTGAGTGTAATTCGTTCCCAATTAGGGAACAAACAGCCGATGAAGTGCTATAATTGCCTTGACCGAATTGCGTTTTGAGTGCTATTCGTTCCCAAAAAACGGGACGCAATGATGGCTGAATCCAATCCTCCGAGCAAAACACTGGGCAAGCGGTCGGCGTGGCTCGTGACCTCTTTATATGCGCGCGGCCGGCCGATTTTCACGTTGGCTGATGTCGAGGACATCACCGGCCTGAAGCCGGGTTCGGCGAGAACGCTGGTGCATAAGCTGGTGGCGCGCGGCATGGCGACCCGGCTCAGGCCGGGCATGTTCCAGATGGTGCCGCTCGAACTCGGCCGCGAACGTGACTATCTCGGCAACTCCTACGTCGTGGCGCGGGAGCTGGCCGGCGGCAAGCCGTACTTCCTCTCGCACGCCTCGGCCATGGACCTCCACGACATATTCGCTGGAAGAAATCGCCGCCGAGAAAGTGGTGGCGCTGCTTGATTCAGCGAGGAACGAACCCCGCGATCTTTATGACCTGTGGTTCCTCACGTCGTTCGGGCACGTCCAGCTTGTCGACGCGACGCACGCCATCGAAAAGAAATGGAGGTTCCGCAACAGGCCGGCGCCGGATGCCCGCAAGCTGTACGCAGCGAAGGAGGCACGCTACAAGAAGCTGTGGGAGGTGCGCCTGTCGGCACAGATGGCGGAGTTGCCGGAGTTTGGCGAAG
This is a stretch of genomic DNA from Pirellulales bacterium. It encodes these proteins:
- a CDS encoding N-6 DNA methylase; translated protein: MAKRAKSADDAAHLGDGSTAVQRVLQEYLTELNQIRATGAAVEETSYYPALINLFNAVGRTLKPKVRCNLHPRNQGAGIPDGGLYTADQFQRQSAGEPKPGQLPSRGAIEVKGTKPDVMAVADSPQVAGYLKTYGIVLVTNLRSFVIVDRGPGGKPTPREAFHLAANEQEFWRQKAAHPRVAADELGPQFLEFVKRACLHAAPLAKPKDLAWFVASYARDALARVERQKELPALQAVRAALEEALGMKFTDEKGEHFFRSTLVQTLFYGVFSAWVRWHRDNPGTGQYSASLFDSTAGGTSAGTGGPPPALKFDWQKAEWSLHVPFIRVLYEEVAKPSRLGPLGLVELLDWTAAALNRVSRGEFFQSFEDEHAVQYFYEPFLEAYDPDLRKELGVWYTPREIVKYQVARVDTVLREELDLADGLADPNVVVLDPCCGTGAYLVEVLRSIAATLRDKGGDALVASDLKEAAMNRVFGFEIMPAPFVVSHLQLGLTLQSAGVPLAESERVGVYLTISPAPERPRDRRPDELPAC
- a CDS encoding TIGR04255 family protein — its product is MANPHTATKPTRSTPAEPTAHRYPSSFLTMVVARVDFASPINLPEGGPPPGILKHITPTFPIYEEEAEVDATFAVTGAGASASTGQPRKVFKFWSKDRQKVATIARDNFSVEYKKYHSFIALMGDFNALLTPLSGRFKQLQSKRLGLRYVNTIEPDKDNAQLYDWTNYFVEPLTTTFTLGDPSNLTRSFHVVERNHGDFRSKLQYGMVNPNYPAIIKKKSFIIDTDHVNLNLLTPNEVRQALPDLHSAAKTLFESLIKDDLRDLMNKP
- a CDS encoding DGQHR domain-containing protein; the encoded protein is MKTVRALTLKQKETTLYCFAMSAMELEPLCYVEAATRDKKRGLQRVTEASRLREIGEYLASGVNALLPNNIILNLKPDVTISPEGDTGIVTITFPSDEGEYAFIVDGQHRLFSFDDTYRQLPDDEIFELPVVALHNATEEVVGATFVAINCNQKPVNRDLLTQMKAILGLLDSDIEKTSIELIHSLDEDPSSPLQGRILRYPQERGKWIKTNQLQPVILGLLSPGGCLHDKTQAERKRILIAYLDAVKTTFPNAWADDKAKSYSLLQTSGLQLALSLVPDAMQRCDFYESFSYTADTFERQIAPLADAAILGDWKKAAVEDAISTAAKRKNFLGQLKEALRLKAPPV
- a CDS encoding nucleotidyl transferase AbiEii/AbiGii toxin family protein, whose product is MALLDSARNEPRDLYDLWFLTSFGHVQLVDATHAIEKKWRFRNRPAPDARKLYAAKEARYKKLWEVRLSAQMAELPEFGEVFRVVRRALREARIIAK